One window of the Cryptomeria japonica chromosome 7, Sugi_1.0, whole genome shotgun sequence genome contains the following:
- the LOC131074310 gene encoding THO complex subunit 4C-like has protein sequence MTKSRLRTRPSNDKVNSGRRRSPYSIAKAFTISQSQRYKHKQNNNNVRDLLAESIANVGVPTETKLYISNLDGRVSDEDIRQLFSAFGELRRWGLHFDRKGEFMGTAEVVYINRNDATTAWKHYNNVLLDGKPIKIEFVADNPLADCKFSMDSKLPFITHPHLNMSNQRKRREKGFVGAPENVFRKRNEGNHRRRKEGFLGTAESGFRERNESKYRRRKGRAESVRKSNSVSAAQLDMDLESYHAQAMQKV, from the coding sequence ATGACCAAGTCGCGGTTAAGAACTAGACCTTCTAATGATAAAGTCAATTCTGGGAGGAGAAGGTCACCATATTCCATTGCCAAGGCATTTACAATCTCACAAAGTCAGAGATACAAACACAAACAGAATAATAATAATGTTCGTGACCTGCTAGCGGAGAGTATTGCAAATGTGGGCGTTCCGACAGAAACAAAACTGTACATTTCAAACTTGGATGGAAGAGTAAGTGATGAAGATATAAGACAACTTTTCTCGGCTTTTGGGGAGCTCAGAAGGTGGGGTCTTCATTTCGATAGAAAGGGTGAGTTCATGGGTACAGCCGAGGTGGTCTATATCAACAGAAACGATGCGACCACTGCTTGGAAACACTACAATAATGTTTTGCTTGATGGAAAACCCATCAAGATTGAATTCGTCGCTGATAATCCTCTGGCTGATTGTAAGTTCAGCATGGATTCAAAGTTGCCCTTTATTACCCACCCACATCTCAATATGAGTAACCAGAGAAAGAGGAGAGAGAAAGGATTTGTTGGGGCACCTGAGAATGTTTTTAGAAAGAGAAATGAAGGCAACCacagaagaagaaaggaaggattTTTAGGGACAGCAGAGAGTGGTTTTAGAGAGAGAAATGAGAGCAAATACAGAAGGAGAAAAGGAAGGGCTGAGAGTGTAAGGAAATCTAATAGCGTATCTGCTGCACAACTTGACATGGATCTCGAAAGCTATCATGCCCAAGCCATGCAAAAAGTATAG
- the LOC131074264 gene encoding protein LURP-one-related 15 yields MKEPELFQQREEMGYPVQQAPQAASCVVAQQFCARHPIQLTMQRKRLTHTGGDFTVTDSNRNLVFKVAGKLFSLHDLRLLQDAAGNRLLTIKRKMFSLHRRWEAFRGNISNQQSYAFAAKKSSVFQRKTALDVFMAGNRDEKLCDFHVKGSYFDRSCTIYQGNRIVAEMKRKYTVKNVLLGKDTFLVMVQPGVDYAFIVALIVILDYMNE; encoded by the exons ATGAAAGAGCCAGAGTTGTTCCAGCAGAGGGAAGAGATGGGTTACCCAGTTCAACAGGCGCCCCAAGCTGCATCGTGCGTTGTGGCGCAGCAGTTTTGCGCTCGCCACCCTATTCAACTCACTATGCAGCGGAAACGCCTCACTCACACCGGAGGAGACTTCACCGTCACCGATTCCAACCGTAATCTCGTCTTCAAAGTCGCCGGAAAATTATTCAGCCTCCATGACCTCCGCCTTCTGCAGGACGCCGCAGGAAATCGCCTGCTCACAATTAAACGAAAG ATGTTTTCGTTGCACAGGCGATGGGAAGCATTCAGGGGAAACATCTCCAATCAGCAGAGTTATGCGTTTGCTGCGAAGAAATCGTCTGTGTTCCAGCGTAAGACAGCGCTTGATGTGTTCATGGCCGGTAATAGAGATGAAAAACTGTGTGATTTTCATGTGAAGGGCAGCTATTTCGACCGATCCTGTACAATTTATCAAGGTAACCGGATCGTGGCAGAG ATGAAGAGGAAATACACAGTGAAAAACGTGCTATTGGGGAAGGACACATTCTTAGTGATGGTGCAGCCTGGTGTGGATTATGCCTTCATTGTTGCTCTCATTGTTATTCTGGACTATATGAATGAATAG